In Megalobrama amblycephala isolate DHTTF-2021 linkage group LG10, ASM1881202v1, whole genome shotgun sequence, one DNA window encodes the following:
- the fam241a gene encoding uncharacterized protein FAM241A, with protein MSSTNRIVHDAAVRHRDVLSGTRERSRCHCQREHAVRPSREQNDLRGREGPHDGSTAEPQAAEGPAAEAPLVDDCEKMGTLFGELNKCLRGLGFTQLYFGEKIVEPVVVLVFWLLLWFLGIQALGLVGTLCIVIIYIQK; from the exons ATGTCAAGCACTAATCGGATCGTACATGATGCGGCGGTACGTCATCGTGATGTCTTAAGCGGGACGCGAGAACGAAGCAGGTGTCATTGCCAGCGCGAGCATGCTGTCAGACCCTCACGCGAACAG AATGACCTCAGGGGAAGAGAAGGACCACACGATGGCTCCACAGCAGAGCCACAGGCAGCAGAAGGACCTGCGGCAGAGGCTCCTTTGGTGGACGACTGTGAGAAGATGGGCACTCTGTTCGGGGAGCTCAATAAGTGTCTGAGGGGTCTTGGTTTCACCCAGCTTTACTTCGGAGAGAAGATCGTGGAGCCTGTGGTCGTGCTGGTGTTTTGGTTGCTGCTCTGGTTCCTTGGTATCCAAGCCCTCGGCCTTGTGGGAACTCTATGCATCGTTATCATTTACATCCAGAAATAG
- the eif4eb gene encoding eukaryotic translation initiation factor 4eb isoform X1, with translation MAQQVWLKVDKACSSREINSNSCKSEEENSEETNLEIVSPESYIKHPLQNRWSLWFFKNDKSKTWQANLRLISKFDTVEDFWALYNHIQLSSNLMSGCDYSLFKDGIEPMWEDERNKRGGRWLITLNKQQRKYDLDRFWLETLLCLIGEAFDDYSDDVCGAVVNIRTKGDKIAVWTTDYENRDAITHIGRVYKERLGIPMNMTIGYQSHADTATKSGSTTKNKFVV, from the exons ATGGCTCAACAAGTTTGGCTGAAAGTTGACAAGGCTTGTTCCAGTCGC GAAATAAACTCAAATTCTTGTAAGAGTGAAGAGGAGAACTCAGAAGAGACCAATCTGGAGATTGTCAGCCCTGAGAGCTACATCAAACACCCCCTACAGAACAG ATGGTCTTTATGGTTCTTCAAAAATGACAAGAGCAAAACATGGCAGGCCAACCTCAGACTGATCTCCAAATTTGACACAGTAGAGGATTTTTGGgc GCTTTACAACCACATTCAGCTCTCCAGTAATTTGATGTCGGGATGTGACTACTCTCTTTTCAAG GATGGTATTGAGCCCATGTGGGAGGATGAGAGGAATAAAAGAGGAGGCCGCTGGCTCATCACTCTCAACAAGCAGCAGAGGAAGTATGACCTGGACCGCTTTTGGTTGGAAACT CTGCTGTGCCTCATCGGTGAGGCCTTTGACGACTACAGCGACGATGTGTGCGGGGCTGTGGTCAATATTCGAACGAAAGGAGATAAAATCGCCGTCTGGACAACTGATTATGAGAACAGAGATGCTATAACGCACATAGG GAGGGTGTACAAGGAACGGTTAGGCATCCCTATGAATATGACCATTGGCTACCAGTCTCATGCTGACACGGCCACTAAGAGTGGCTCCACTACTAAGAACAAGTTTGTGGTTTGA
- the adh8a gene encoding alcohol dehydrogenase 8a produces MATAGKVIKCRAAVAWEPNAPLMMEEIEVAPPQEGEIRIKVVATGVCHTDLYHLFEGKDERGFPTVLGHEGAGVVESVGPGVTDFKPGDKVIPLFISQCGECRFCKCPKTNLCDRSWTSNNYDVMSDPTTRFTCRGQPILQFMGTSTFSEYTVMNQIAVAKIHDDAPLDRVCLLGCGIATGYGAAVNTAGVTPGSVCAVFGMGAVGLAAVMGCKNAGASRIFAVDINEQKFEKAKVFGATDFLNPKAYNKPISEVLAEMTNGGVDFSLECVGNTEVMRSALESCVKGWGVSVLVGWTDMKDFSARPIQLISGKTWKGSLFGGFKSKDSVPKLVRDYMSGKIKLDEFITHKMSLEQVNDAINLMKTGECIRSILNISK; encoded by the exons ATGGCCACTGCAGGAAAG GTGATTAAATGTCGGGCTGCCGTTGCCTGGGAGCCCAATGCTCCCCTGATGATGGAGGAAATAGAAGTCGCCCCACCTCAAGAAGGAGAAATACGCATCAAG GTTGTAGCTACAGGTGTGTGTCACACTGACCTTTACCACCTGTTTGAAGGGAAGGACGAGCGTGGTTTTCCCACAGTACTGGGACATGAGGGTGCTGGTGTGGTGGAGAGTGTTGGACCTGGAGTCACTGATTTCAAACCAG GTGATAAGGTCATTCCACTCTTCATCTCTCAGTGTGGAGaatgcagattctgcaagtgtccaaaaacaaacctgtgtgatCGTAGCTG GACAAGTAATAATTACGACGTTATGTCTGATCCCACAACACGTTTTACTTGTCGTGGTCAGCCCATCTTGCAGTTCATGGGCACCAGTACCTTCTCCGAGTACACTGTCATGAACCAGATTGCTGTGGCAAAGATTCACGATGATGCTCCACTCGACCGTGTGTGTCTGCTCGGCTGTGGCATCGCTACTGGTTATGGAGCTGCTGTCAACACAGCTGGG gTGACACCAGGCTCAGTGTGTGCAGTGTTTGGAATGGGTGCAGTAGGTCTGGCTGCAGTCATGGGCTGTAAAAACGCCGGAGCCTCTCGCATCTTTGCTGTGGATATTAATGAACAGAAGTTTGAGAAGGCAAAGGTCTTTGGTGCCACTGATTTTCTGAATCCAAAAGCATATAATAAACCAATCTCTGAAGTGCTGGCAGAAATGACCAATGGAGGAGTGGACTTCTCACTCGAGTGTGTGGGCAACACTGAAGTAATG AGGAGCGCGCTGGAGTCGTGTGTTAAAGGTTGGGGTGTGAGTGTTCTGGTTGGATGGACTGATATGAAGGACTTTTCTGCACGACCAATTCAGCTCATATCTGGAAAAACTTGGAAAGGATCTCTGTTTGGTG GTTTTAAGAGCAAGGACTCTGTTCCAAAACTGGTTCGTGACTACATGTCCGGAAAAATAAAGCTTGACGAGTTTATAACACACAAAATGAGTCTGGAGCAGGTCAACGATGCCATCAACCTCATGAAGACTGGAGAATG CATTCGATCCATCCTGAATATATCCAAATGA
- the eif4eb gene encoding eukaryotic translation initiation factor 4eb isoform X2, translating into MRPVNDSRKMATAEPEINSNSCKSEEENSEETNLEIVSPESYIKHPLQNRWSLWFFKNDKSKTWQANLRLISKFDTVEDFWALYNHIQLSSNLMSGCDYSLFKDGIEPMWEDERNKRGGRWLITLNKQQRKYDLDRFWLETLLCLIGEAFDDYSDDVCGAVVNIRTKGDKIAVWTTDYENRDAITHIGRVYKERLGIPMNMTIGYQSHADTATKSGSTTKNKFVV; encoded by the exons ATGAGGCCTGTGAACGACTCACGTAAAATGGCGACGGCGGAGCCG GAAATAAACTCAAATTCTTGTAAGAGTGAAGAGGAGAACTCAGAAGAGACCAATCTGGAGATTGTCAGCCCTGAGAGCTACATCAAACACCCCCTACAGAACAG ATGGTCTTTATGGTTCTTCAAAAATGACAAGAGCAAAACATGGCAGGCCAACCTCAGACTGATCTCCAAATTTGACACAGTAGAGGATTTTTGGgc GCTTTACAACCACATTCAGCTCTCCAGTAATTTGATGTCGGGATGTGACTACTCTCTTTTCAAG GATGGTATTGAGCCCATGTGGGAGGATGAGAGGAATAAAAGAGGAGGCCGCTGGCTCATCACTCTCAACAAGCAGCAGAGGAAGTATGACCTGGACCGCTTTTGGTTGGAAACT CTGCTGTGCCTCATCGGTGAGGCCTTTGACGACTACAGCGACGATGTGTGCGGGGCTGTGGTCAATATTCGAACGAAAGGAGATAAAATCGCCGTCTGGACAACTGATTATGAGAACAGAGATGCTATAACGCACATAGG GAGGGTGTACAAGGAACGGTTAGGCATCCCTATGAATATGACCATTGGCTACCAGTCTCATGCTGACACGGCCACTAAGAGTGGCTCCACTACTAAGAACAAGTTTGTGGTTTGA